The Sabethes cyaneus chromosome 3, idSabCyanKW18_F2, whole genome shotgun sequence DNA window GTCTTTGtaatatatttattatttatgcgTTCAGAAAGTTACTTCTTAACTCTTTTTGGTTTAGCTAGCTCCAGTATGCGTTCACTTGGTTTAGCTTTAAGCGCTCGTGGTTCCACGGTAAAGGGATTTTCGCGAAATTCGTTTTTAACATTCTTATACACCTTATGCTGGGAAAGCTCTTTAACTCTGTCGGATGCTAAAAGGACTATCATTAGAAGATTGTCATGAATACCTTGTTATAACTATTTATACCAACTGCTTTCAGAACCTCTTCCGGTATTCGGCGGTCTTCTCTGATGGGACCCTTAGTACGTCGATGTCTTTCGTAGGGAATACATAACTCCAATAGTCTTGCGGATGGTACTGCCTTCAAGGCACTCGGTTTAACTGGGTGGTTTTTCGGTGGACCAGAATATTTTTCCCTTTCCCAGCGAGGTGTTGAAAGGTTGATAATGCGTCCAAGAAGCTGAGAATAAGTCATGCGCTTACGTGGCTTAGGTTTCAGCTGCTTCACCTGCTTGGGACGGGCGTTCACGGCCAACCATTGTTTATGATATTGCCACTGTTCTGGTgtcatttttgtagattttgcACTGGAAGTGGTATGGAAATGGACGTGATGAATTTGACTAAAGTCTAAATAATCTTGTGTAAAAAACCCTAGCGGCAAGGTACTTACGGCTCAGCTTGTAA harbors:
- the LOC128740506 gene encoding uncharacterized protein LOC128740506 codes for the protein MVNCFSEKKAIKIPNFSHYRRSFMYTPCNCPVLDCNFSAPESPSPTSARKYKATRRIRKLARARYHRAKFYQRPVSQYGRTIQMIRSYQEPFASNRIQQLAVPKVRKLIAAREEYKRFINRCWYDRFSKRIRRSMFTVYSRLANVQLQAEPAKSTKMTPEQWQYHKQWLAVNARPKQVKQLKPKPRKRMTYSQLLGRIINLSTPRWEREKYSGPPKNHPVKPSALKAVPSARLLELCIPYERHRRTKGPIREDRRIPEEVLKAVASDRVKELSQHKVYKNVKNEFRENPFTVEPRALKAKPSERILELAKPKRVKK